GAATTTTCTTTACACAAACGAGCGTACTAGATTATATTCCAAATAAAGTTTATGCTGCTACGAATGAAAAGCAAGGAACATTTAGTGTGGATATAGATAAGAAAAATATCAAAGTGAATGAAAATGTAGTATTAAAAATTACAAATAAAAACAAAGAAGATTCTCGTATTGAACTTGCATTATCCGATGGTCAAGTCTTCAATGAAGAAGAAACAAACAAGCTGAATGAAAAAAATAAAGCGGCTCAAGTTATATATCTACCTGAACAACGAATAATTCAAATTTCTAAAAAAGAGAAAAGTGATGATATAGGTGACGTTTCTCTCGTTATTCAAATGAAAAAAGTTGGCGAATATACATTTGCACCAATTGTCAAATCTAAAGGACAAGATAAGAAAGTAAAGGCAACAGTGTTAAGAGTGGAAGAACAAGAAAAACAGCTTTCTGATTTTAAAGAAAAACGTATTTTCACTCAACAACAGAATGAGAGTCCAGAAGATAACAGATCTACTAAGGAAATGAAAAATAAAGTGAAACAAAAAGAAGTTGAAAAAGCAGAACAAATAGAATCCAAAGCAAAGGCACCGGAAAAGTCTGAGGAACAAACAAATGTAACAAAACAAGAAAATCTACAACTAGATGAAAATAAGAAACATGAGACAAAACAAGCGCCCGAGAATGCGGATTACATTGCAAATGTATATGATGAGAAAACTTGGCATGCTGCTTGGGACAATCCTAAAATACAAGTAATCAATATTACACAGGATTTCTATACAATGGATCATATTAACTCAGGTGCTGTTACATTTAAGAACTATTATAATCAAGTGAATCGCGAATTAACAATAAAAGGGAATGGACATACAATTGATGCTGGTAGTGAATCTATCTCATTGTATGGTATAAATTGTAAAATAAGGGTTGAAAACTTAAATATTTACCATCGGAATTGGTATGGATTTATTACGACGGCTTTTGGTGCAAATAATTCAGAGATAACTTTTCATAATGTAAAGGATACTGGGGCACAAATGCTACATTCCTTTAATAGTAAATTAATTCTTTCAGGAAATATTGAAAATAATGAAGTTGGTTCATACACTTCACCAATTAATGGATATACTTACAATGTAGTAAACTCCTCTAATGGTGACGGAACAGATGGAATCGCTGTCCGAGGACAAGCGAACTGGGAAGTTGCGGATGTTACTGTGAAAGAAGGAAGTAAAATTAAAGCGAATGGGTATAGTACCGTTTCGAATTTTGCTATTCAAAATGGTGGAAATGTTCAAATTGAAAAAGATGTTTCTATCCTTTTTGATAATTCAGCTTCAGAAAATCATACAGATACTGATGCAAGTCCATCTATTTTTTTCTATGGAGCGGGTTCGCTAACACTGGGAGAAAATAGTCATATGAACATAATTAATGGACCAGGTCGTGCATATCGCCCAAGTGCGATTTCTATGGCTAACAATAGTAAGATATCGATTAAAAAGAATGCTGTACTAGATATTGAAATTCAAAAAGATGAAGTTGGTTATGGTAGAAATGAAAGTCCCATTTATATGGAAGGAAACAGTCAGTTCTTTGTAGATGATGGCGGTAGTTTTCATCTAAATGTAAAAGGAACGAATGCTGGAAGCGCTCCAGCGATTGTGAATATGGGGGCAGGAACATTTAAAGTAGGGAAAAACGGCACTTTTACAGTGATAAGTGATATGACATCTCCCAATTATGGATTAATATATATGGGAAATGGATCAACTTTTCAATTTTCAGATGCTAAGAAAATTGATTTGCAATTAACAAATCCTAATAGTCCTTCAGCACTGATTCAAATGCCTTCAGGAGAATGGAAAGTAGATGTTCAACGTGTCTATCAATGGAATAAAGGAAATATAACTCAATCGCCTGATTATAAATGGACACCGATTTTTGGAATGGCAATTCCATATGTGAATACAACGGTTGGGAATATTAGAGCGCAATCAGTAAATGAAGACATGCTTCGTGACTTTAAGCAACATTTTAATTCGGCTAAAGCACAACGAATCGTTTTCGATCATATACCTGATTGTAATGTGAAAATCACGAATCAGCCTTCCGATAATCCGAAAGATGAGAATTCTTATATTGTGGTAGGGAAAACTATACCAAATGCGTATGTTCGCTTATCAGGTAGTTCTTTTACGGAAAAGGATCATACAATCAAAAGTCCTGTTCAAGGCGAGGATATTCCTAAAGAAATATCTGATAATTTCACAGTGAAAGCTGATAGTGAAGGAAACTTTAAGTATACAATTTCACCTACACGTCATTTTGTAGCTGGAGATAAAATTGTTGCTTTTGCTTTTAATGAAGGGAAATATAGTGAATATTCAGTAGAAGTTTTAGATACAACGCCACCTGTAGGTACTGGAGAAAAGATAGAAACAGCGTTAAATGATACTACAGTTCCCGCACTATCAAATTTTATCAAAGAAGAATCAGATACGAATCCGAACAATAAGAAAATAAATTATTTATGGAGTGACAAGAATACGAGTGACTTGCAGACAATGTTAAAACAAGAGGGGACACACGAAGTGTATATTGTATTGGAAGACGACAATGGAAATACGAGTCAACCAATTAAGAGTGAACTAGTTGTTCATGCTACAGCTGGAGAAATCCATGCAACCGATATTAAAGCCCGTATAAATGATATACAATCTATGTCTAGAGAAGAGTTTAGACAATTCCTTTTAGATGAAAGTCATGTGAAAGCATGGTATGTAGCTGATTTTAAATATCATGATGGAGAAAAAGATGTTCAAATCCGTAATTTTGATCAAATAAAACAAGAGAAAGGAAGCTACATAGTTGAATTGTTCTTATCTAAAGATTTGACAAAACAGCGAGAAGATATTGTGAAAAAGATAAATCTAACGATTGACGAAGGAAATTTAGAATTAATTGCTGCGCCAGAAAAAATTTCTTTTGAAAACATTACAATTCCATCTAGAGAAAAAATAGTAAATCGCAGTAGCATGCAAGGCGAGATTGTTGTTTCAGATCAGCGACAACATAAAAATGAATGGAAAATTTATGTGAAGCAAGTAAAACCATTGACGTCTCTTGAAAATGATGTAATATCAGATGGATTTGTATACAGTAAGGGCGGTCAGGATATTGTACTGAGCGATCAAAATTCTTTAGTGTATCGTCATAAATCAGAAGATGATCAAAATGTGCATATTAACTGGAAAGATTCTGAAGGAATTCGGTTAAAAGTTAAGCCAGGTCCGAATGTCAAAGTGAATGAGACGTATCAGGGTGAATTAGAGTGGACCTTAACAGATACTCCGCTGTAAACAATCTAGTAGAATTCATCGGATGAGTTGAGCATAGGACTTCTCTAACGTAGGAATAAACTAATATTTCTTAACACTGTTTGCAAGGGCAAATAGTGTTTTTTTGATTCGTAATGCAACTCGCCACTGAAACGTTGCGGAAAAGCGAAGTAGCTTTTCGGTGAAATAAGAAGAAGGATAACGTATCCTATAATTACAGGAAGAGCAATAACTCGAAGAAAATTGGACGCTTGCATTTCTTCCATAAGTTCCATTATGACGATAAAAGTTAACTCTTATTTTCCTTAGCTATTTCTCATAATTCCCTACATGTTTTAAAAAATATGAAAAGAAATAGCGTACAATTTTTAAAACGAGTTACTCTGATTGTAGTGAAACTTTATTTTTATG
The window above is part of the Bacillus cytotoxicus NVH 391-98 genome. Proteins encoded here:
- a CDS encoding pectate lyase-like adhesive domain-containing protein translates to MQIIKKFGILFLTGGIFFTQTSVLDYIPNKVYAATNEKQGTFSVDIDKKNIKVNENVVLKITNKNKEDSRIELALSDGQVFNEEETNKLNEKNKAAQVIYLPEQRIIQISKKEKSDDIGDVSLVIQMKKVGEYTFAPIVKSKGQDKKVKATVLRVEEQEKQLSDFKEKRIFTQQQNESPEDNRSTKEMKNKVKQKEVEKAEQIESKAKAPEKSEEQTNVTKQENLQLDENKKHETKQAPENADYIANVYDEKTWHAAWDNPKIQVINITQDFYTMDHINSGAVTFKNYYNQVNRELTIKGNGHTIDAGSESISLYGINCKIRVENLNIYHRNWYGFITTAFGANNSEITFHNVKDTGAQMLHSFNSKLILSGNIENNEVGSYTSPINGYTYNVVNSSNGDGTDGIAVRGQANWEVADVTVKEGSKIKANGYSTVSNFAIQNGGNVQIEKDVSILFDNSASENHTDTDASPSIFFYGAGSLTLGENSHMNIINGPGRAYRPSAISMANNSKISIKKNAVLDIEIQKDEVGYGRNESPIYMEGNSQFFVDDGGSFHLNVKGTNAGSAPAIVNMGAGTFKVGKNGTFTVISDMTSPNYGLIYMGNGSTFQFSDAKKIDLQLTNPNSPSALIQMPSGEWKVDVQRVYQWNKGNITQSPDYKWTPIFGMAIPYVNTTVGNIRAQSVNEDMLRDFKQHFNSAKAQRIVFDHIPDCNVKITNQPSDNPKDENSYIVVGKTIPNAYVRLSGSSFTEKDHTIKSPVQGEDIPKEISDNFTVKADSEGNFKYTISPTRHFVAGDKIVAFAFNEGKYSEYSVEVLDTTPPVGTGEKIETALNDTTVPALSNFIKEESDTNPNNKKINYLWSDKNTSDLQTMLKQEGTHEVYIVLEDDNGNTSQPIKSELVVHATAGEIHATDIKARINDIQSMSREEFRQFLLDESHVKAWYVADFKYHDGEKDVQIRNFDQIKQEKGSYIVELFLSKDLTKQREDIVKKINLTIDEGNLELIAAPEKISFENITIPSREKIVNRSSMQGEIVVSDQRQHKNEWKIYVKQVKPLTSLENDVISDGFVYSKGGQDIVLSDQNSLVYRHKSEDDQNVHINWKDSEGIRLKVKPGPNVKVNETYQGELEWTLTDTPL